A window of Tachyglossus aculeatus isolate mTacAcu1 chromosome 26, mTacAcu1.pri, whole genome shotgun sequence genomic DNA:
TCGCCCAAGGTGGGGACCGGGGccacgggggaggaggggaacgcaggggggcccggggagggggtagggtcagagctgggaccagcccaggcctgggggcttGGAGGGACCCCCGTCCTCACAGGAGGGTCAGGGCGGCCAACAGAGCCAGGGACAGCCCCACCCCGGACCCCCGGACTCCAGCCCCGCCCTTGGGAGGGGTTGGTACCTTGGCCCACTCCTTGGTGGGGTACTGGGCCCCGGCACCCCCCTTGGAGGGGTGTTGACTGGCACCGCTCCGGTCTTGGTGCCCCACCGGGCGCCCCCCGGCCGGGTGGCCGTCGTGCCCGTGGTCGTGCACGTGGTCCACCTCTTCCTCTGACCCTACGGGTTCCATGGTTGTCGGGGATGACCCTCCCTGGGGGGTCTTCCCCGAGGTCGTCTTCTCTGGGGCCTTCTCCGAGGTCTTCTCCGGTCTCTTCTGCGTGGTCGCCCCCGCGGGCGGCTTGGTGGCGGGGCCCGGGGCAGCCGGGGTCCCCGAGGGCCTGGTTGTGCCCGTCCccgtgggccgggggacgggcAGGACGACGAGGGGCGGGATGCGGGGGGCGAAGTAGGTCTTGTTGCGGAGGTCGGCGTTGCAGCGGGGGCCCTCGCAGCACGAGCCCGTCAGCGTGAACCCCGAGTTTCCCGCCCCGTCCCGGGTGCAGTCCCGGTCCCGCACGCAGCCCCGCACGGGCAGTGACACGGTGGTGTTGGCTGTGGACAGATGGGGAGTGgggcgggagaagggggagaccgggTGAGCCGGGCAGAGGTCGCATATGGAAGGCCCAGGTTCggccctctcttcccccaacctTCACCCAACTGGGGCGCACAGTGAGACAGGGCTGGACTGGGCCGGAGGACAGATGTTGGGACCCCAAGGGGAGCTGGGGAGCAGAGGTTGGTGGGGAGGCGAACCCCTGAATACACCAGGGGGGTTTTGATACTTCACTGGAGAATAGAAATGTGAGCAATGTTTGTGGAGTCATCCGGAAACTGGAATTTTAGGGTTGGCATGAGACAAGAGCTAGCACAATGTCAATTGAGAGAGTTAAGTCCCTCACCTAAGTTCTAGGGgggtcttgaggaatggggctggggggtcaaggaggataataataataatagcacttgttaaccgctaaggtgtgaagcactgttctaagcacaggggtagatacaaggtaatcaggttatcccacctgtCCCATTTgacagaataggtaactgaggcacagagaagttaagtggcttgcccaaggtcacacagcaaacgagtggcagaggcgggattagaacccacgtcctctgactcccaagcctgtgctctttccactaagccatgctgcttggggaaCAGGATGGGAGGGGTCCTGGAAGGAGGTTGGGGAGCAGAGCCAGGGGGGTCTGGGAAGGTCTTAGGGAGCAGGACCAGGGGTTTCAGGGAAGGTTTTACGGAGCAAGATTAGTAGGTAGGTTAGAGTAGGGCCTTTGAGATGAAGACATGAGAACTAAGATTTTTCAGCCTGGCAAAGAGAAGATTGAGAGAGGACTGAAAGAAAAACTGTTTTCAAATCATGAAGAATTGTAACACAGAGAGGGGCAATGAAGCCAAATGCAGAGGGCTCAACAATCAGAAGGCAGAAAGGTGAGCCCCAGctttaccactggcctgctggttaTTCTTGGGCAAGACACCAAACATCTCTGgaactcaatttcttcatctctcagttaggcagggaatgtgtctgtttcctgacatattgtactcccccgagcacttaggacagtgctctgcgctcaataaatacagttgaatgaatgaatgaatccctgctctccctcccttttagcctTTGATCcccttaagggacagggattgcgtcctatctgattgccttgtattttccccagctcttagctcAATGCCtgatgcagagtaagcgcttaaaaaataccaacat
This region includes:
- the LYPD3 gene encoding ly6/PLAUR domain-containing protein 3; the protein is MHSVELLGRGMHSRWMHVLGPALLLLQLLRGAFALECYSCVQKGDSGCAPANLKTVKCPAGTEVCTEAVGAVETIHGQFSLAVKGCGSGLPGKNDRGLDLHGIMGFLQLLQCDRDRCNGQLNLTTTPLNPAGNESGQEANGAECYSCLGQSREACAGNAAPLAKCYDAGGQEYRGCFDGNVTLTAANTTVSLPVRGCVRDRDCTRDGAGNSGFTLTGSCCEGPRCNADLRNKTYFAPRIPPLVVLPVPRPTGTGTTRPSGTPAAPGPATKPPAGATTQKRPEKTSEKAPEKTTSGKTPQGGSSPTTMEPVGSEEEVDHVHDHGHDGHPAGGRPVGHQDRSGASQHPSKGGAGAQYPTKEWAKVPTPPKGGAGVRGSGVGLSLALLAALTLL